A region from the Vicia villosa cultivar HV-30 ecotype Madison, WI linkage group LG3, Vvil1.0, whole genome shotgun sequence genome encodes:
- the LOC131660799 gene encoding F-box/kelch-repeat protein At3g06240-like isoform X1, whose amino-acid sequence MYSVAVPHGVTVHKGNKTSESKIEYEELVSIGSFLKSMRLADEKEEEEYGSRSYTPLSLFYTKGKSRKNYLPLSFFTTIVPMDMDNSPVLFGSYEEALMSDGSKSSVSESKMFLMEKGNKSESKMSPMEKGNKSESKMSLMDKGKSSQSKVSRNNSDPMDQGESSQSKFIRNSIPDKLALSILSKLPIKSLKRFGCIRKSWSILFENSDFMTMYTNSFISHHVSDDDYHTFILSNHHATAYHLTSDYLYNSEFHLLNNTVKFNLPPPFQQSGCHRRILNSASVKGIFCLHQEYPINLQYVLWNPATQEFLVIPRSPADLLQDSQNNLHLSHAFNGFGYDQLRDDFKVIQYITFDCECESYRPPIIESYFEIYSLKSNSWRTIDMNKDPSSIWSRCRLFDTRGVYLDGACHWVISDGTYLAEKSLLSFDLSDEVFLTTPIGVQPPLPYSYDERLAVLNGSIALISNYHDDIIFHIYILGELGVGESWIKLYIYGPFSSITWPPVGFGKSGYIFFPKNDYELAYVDLSTQKIEEVGITGAESSYFQVGLYKESLLSIGGSIMYRFHALVLGMLILAGLMVYP is encoded by the exons ATGTATTCCGTCGCCGTCCCCCACGGTGTTACGGTGCATAAGGGAAACAAGACCTCCGAATCAAAGATAGAATATGAAGAACTGGTATCGATCGGTTCGTTCTTGAAATCAATGAGGTTGGCAgatgaaaaggaagaagaagaatacgGGAGCAGGAGCTATACTCCCCTATCGCTCTTCTACACCAAAGGTAAATCTCGCAAAAATTATCTTCCACTATCTTTTTTCACCACCATTGTCCCCATGGATATGGATAATTCTCCAGTATTGTTCGGATCTTACGAGGAAGCATTgatgtccgatggaagcaagtcCTCCGTATCTGAATCAAAGATGTTTCTGATGGAGAAGGGTAACAAGTCCGAATCAAAGATGAGTCCGATGGAGAAGGGAAACAAGTCCGAATCAAAGATGAGTCTGATGGATAAAGGAAAGTCCTCCCAATCAAAGGTTAGCAGAAACAACTCTGATCCGATGGATCAGGGAGAGTCCTCCCAATCAAAGTTTATCAGAAACTCTATTCCCGACAAACTTGCTTTATCTATTCTTTCAAAATTGCCCATAAAATCATTGAAGCGCTTTGGATGCATACGCAAATCATGGTCCATTTtatttgaaaactctgatttcaTGACCATGTACACCAATAGTTTCATATCTCATCACGTTTCTGATGACGATTATCATACATTTATTCTCTCAAATCATCATGCCACTGCTTACCATCTCACATCTGATTATCTTTACAACTCTGAATTCCATTTACTCAACAACACAGTCAAATTCAATTTGCCGCCTCCATTTCAACAGTCTGGCTGTCATAGGAGGATTCTCAACTCCGCGAGTGTTAAAGGCATTTTTTGTCTTCACCAAGAATATCCCATTAATCTCCAATATGTATTGTGGAATCCTGCTACCCAGGAATTCCTGGTCATTCCTCGTAGCCCCGCTGATCTTTTACAAGACTCTCAAAACAACCTCCATCTCAGCCACGCTTTTAATGGGTTTGGTTATGACCAACTTAGAGATGACTTTAAGGTTATTCAGTATATAACATTTGATTGTGAATGCGAGAGCTATCGTCCTCCGATAATAGAAAGTTATTTCGAGATATATAGTTTAAAAAGTAATTCATGGAGAACCATCGACATGAACAAAGATCCGTCTTCTATTTGGTCTCGTTGTCGATTGTTTGATACTCGCGGAGTTTATTTGGATGGAGCATGTCATTGGGTGATTTCCGACGGAACGTACCTTGCTGAAAAATCTCTCTTGTCATTTGACCTCAGTGATGAGGTGTTCCTTACAACACCCATTGGGGTTCAACCTCCTTTGCCATACAGTTATGATGAACGCTTGGCGGTGTTAAATGGATCAATTGCTTTAATATCAAATTATCACGATGATATTATTTTTCACATATATATTCTGGGTGAACTTGGTGTGGGTGAATCATGGATCAAACTATATATTTATGGTCCCTTTTCTTCCATTACATGGCCCCCTGTTGGATTTGGGAAGTCGGGATATATtttctttccaaaaaatgattatGAACTGGCCTATGTTGATTTGAGCACCCAAAAAATTGAGGAGGTTGGTATTACTGGTGCAGAGTCTAGTTATTTTCAAGTCGGTCTTTACAAGGAAAGCCTTCTCTCGATTGGAGGATCaa TTATGTATAGGTTTCATGCCTTAGTACTTGGGATGCTGATTTTAGCTGGTTTGATGGTTTACCCATAA
- the LOC131660799 gene encoding F-box/kelch-repeat protein At3g06240-like isoform X2 translates to MYSVAVPHGVTVHKGNKTSESKIEYEELVSIGSFLKSMRLADEKEEEEYGSRSYTPLSLFYTKGKSRKNYLPLSFFTTIVPMDMDNSPVLFGSYEEALMSDGSKSSVSESKMFLMEKGNKSESKMSPMEKGNKSESKMSLMDKGKSSQSKVSRNNSDPMDQGESSQSKFIRNSIPDKLALSILSKLPIKSLKRFGCIRKSWSILFENSDFMTMYTNSFISHHVSDDDYHTFILSNHHATAYHLTSDYLYNSEFHLLNNTVKFNLPPPFQQSGCHRRILNSASVKGIFCLHQEYPINLQYVLWNPATQEFLVIPRSPADLLQDSQNNLHLSHAFNGFGYDQLRDDFKVIQYITFDCECESYRPPIIESYFEIYSLKSNSWRTIDMNKDPSSIWSRCRLFDTRGVYLDGACHWVISDGTYLAEKSLLSFDLSDEVFLTTPIGVQPPLPYSYDERLAVLNGSIALISNYHDDIIFHIYILGELGVGESWIKLYIYGPFSSITWPPVGFGKSGYIFFPKNDYELAYVDLSTQKIEEVGITGAESSYFQVGLYKESLLSIGGSKAQGISC, encoded by the coding sequence ATGTATTCCGTCGCCGTCCCCCACGGTGTTACGGTGCATAAGGGAAACAAGACCTCCGAATCAAAGATAGAATATGAAGAACTGGTATCGATCGGTTCGTTCTTGAAATCAATGAGGTTGGCAgatgaaaaggaagaagaagaatacgGGAGCAGGAGCTATACTCCCCTATCGCTCTTCTACACCAAAGGTAAATCTCGCAAAAATTATCTTCCACTATCTTTTTTCACCACCATTGTCCCCATGGATATGGATAATTCTCCAGTATTGTTCGGATCTTACGAGGAAGCATTgatgtccgatggaagcaagtcCTCCGTATCTGAATCAAAGATGTTTCTGATGGAGAAGGGTAACAAGTCCGAATCAAAGATGAGTCCGATGGAGAAGGGAAACAAGTCCGAATCAAAGATGAGTCTGATGGATAAAGGAAAGTCCTCCCAATCAAAGGTTAGCAGAAACAACTCTGATCCGATGGATCAGGGAGAGTCCTCCCAATCAAAGTTTATCAGAAACTCTATTCCCGACAAACTTGCTTTATCTATTCTTTCAAAATTGCCCATAAAATCATTGAAGCGCTTTGGATGCATACGCAAATCATGGTCCATTTtatttgaaaactctgatttcaTGACCATGTACACCAATAGTTTCATATCTCATCACGTTTCTGATGACGATTATCATACATTTATTCTCTCAAATCATCATGCCACTGCTTACCATCTCACATCTGATTATCTTTACAACTCTGAATTCCATTTACTCAACAACACAGTCAAATTCAATTTGCCGCCTCCATTTCAACAGTCTGGCTGTCATAGGAGGATTCTCAACTCCGCGAGTGTTAAAGGCATTTTTTGTCTTCACCAAGAATATCCCATTAATCTCCAATATGTATTGTGGAATCCTGCTACCCAGGAATTCCTGGTCATTCCTCGTAGCCCCGCTGATCTTTTACAAGACTCTCAAAACAACCTCCATCTCAGCCACGCTTTTAATGGGTTTGGTTATGACCAACTTAGAGATGACTTTAAGGTTATTCAGTATATAACATTTGATTGTGAATGCGAGAGCTATCGTCCTCCGATAATAGAAAGTTATTTCGAGATATATAGTTTAAAAAGTAATTCATGGAGAACCATCGACATGAACAAAGATCCGTCTTCTATTTGGTCTCGTTGTCGATTGTTTGATACTCGCGGAGTTTATTTGGATGGAGCATGTCATTGGGTGATTTCCGACGGAACGTACCTTGCTGAAAAATCTCTCTTGTCATTTGACCTCAGTGATGAGGTGTTCCTTACAACACCCATTGGGGTTCAACCTCCTTTGCCATACAGTTATGATGAACGCTTGGCGGTGTTAAATGGATCAATTGCTTTAATATCAAATTATCACGATGATATTATTTTTCACATATATATTCTGGGTGAACTTGGTGTGGGTGAATCATGGATCAAACTATATATTTATGGTCCCTTTTCTTCCATTACATGGCCCCCTGTTGGATTTGGGAAGTCGGGATATATtttctttccaaaaaatgattatGAACTGGCCTATGTTGATTTGAGCACCCAAAAAATTGAGGAGGTTGGTATTACTGGTGCAGAGTCTAGTTATTTTCAAGTCGGTCTTTACAAGGAAAGCCTTCTCTCGATTGGAGGATCaa